The proteins below come from a single Stomoxys calcitrans chromosome 1, idStoCalc2.1, whole genome shotgun sequence genomic window:
- the LOC106084674 gene encoding arginine kinase 1 isoform X2 has translation MGGCASKDKKDKVVDGEAVATDNNATENNTADGDNKAAAASETAAADTANATANEQPNGDATTNPEGKEDTMVDAAVLTKLEEGFAKLAASDSKSLLKKYLTKEVFDNLKNKKTPTFGSTLLDCIQSGLENHDSGVGIYAPDAEAYTVFADLFDPVIEDYHGGFKKTDKHPASNFGDVDSFANLDPNNEFVISTRVRCGRSMQGYPFNPCLTEAQYKEMEQKVSTTLSGLEGELKGKFYPLTGMDKAVQQQLIDDHFLFKEGDRFLQTANACRYWPSGRGIYHNDNKTFLVWCNEEDHLRIISMQMGGDLGQVYKRLVTAVNDIEKRIPFSHDDRLGFLTFCPTNLGTTIRASVHIKVPKLGANLAKLEEIAGKYNLQVRGTRGEHTEAEGGIYDISNKRRMGLTEYQAVKEMYDGIAELIKIEKSM, from the exons ATGGGTGGTTGCGCATCGAAGGATAAAAAAGACAAAGTGGTAGATGGCGAAGCTGTTGCCACCGATAATAATGCTACCGAGAATAACACCGCCGATGGTGACAacaaagcagcagcagcatccgAGACGGCTGCTGCCGATACCGCCAACGCCACTGCTAACGAACAACCAAACGGTGATGCCACCACAAATCCAGAAgg CAAAGAAGACACCATGGTTGATGCTGCTGTTCTTACCAAATTGGAAGAAGGTTTCGCCAAGTTGGCTGCCTCCGACTCCAAGTCTTTGTTGAAGAAGTACTTGACCAAGGAAGTCTTCGATAACCTAAAGAACAAGAAGACCCCCACTTTCGGCTCCACCTTGTTGGATTGCATCCAATCTGGTTTGGAAAACCACGATTCCGGTGTCGGTATCTATGCTCCCGATGCTGAAGCCTACACAGTATTCGCTGACTTGTTCGACCCCGTCATTGAAGATTACCATGGTGGATTCAAGAAGACCGACAAGCACCCTGCCAGCAACTTCGGTGATGTTGATAGCTTCGCCAACTTGGACCCCAACAATGAATTCGTCATCTCCACCCGTGTCCGTTGCGGTCGCTCCATGCAAGGTTATCCCTTCAACCCCTGCTTGACTGAAGCCCAATACAAGGAGATGGAACAGAAGGTCTCCACCACCTTGTCCGGTTTGGAAGGTGAATTGAAGGGTAAATTCTACCCCTTGACTGGCATGGACAAGGCTGTTCAACAACAATTGATCGATGATCACTTCTTGTTCAAGGAAGGTGATCGTTTCTTGCAAACTGCCAATGCCTGCCGCTACTGGCCCTCTGGCCGTGGTATCTACCACAATGACAACAAGACCTTCTTGGTCTGGTGCAATGAGGAAGATCATTTGCGTATCATCTCCATGCAAATGGGCGGTGATTTGGGCCAAGTCTACAAGCGTTTGGTAACCGCTGTTAATGACATTGAAAAGCGCATTCCCTTCAGCCACGACGACCGTTTGGGCTTCTTGACCTTCTGCCCCACCAACTTGGGCACCACCATCCGTGCCTCCGTGCACATTAAGGTACCCAAATTGGGCGCCAACTTGgctaaattggaagaaatcgccGGCAAATACAACTTGCAAGTCCGCGGTACCCGTGGTGAACACACCGAAGCCGAAGGTGGCATCTACGATATCTCCAACAAGCGCCGCATGGGTCTCACCGAATACCAAGCCGTCAAGGAAATGTACGATGGTATTGCTGAACTCATCAAGATTGAAAAGAGCATGTAA
- the LOC106084674 gene encoding arginine kinase 1 isoform X3 — protein sequence MVDAAVLTKLEEGFAKLAASDSKSLLKKYLTKEVFDNLKNKKTPTFGSTLLDCIQSGLENHDSGVGIYAPDAEAYTVFADLFDPVIEDYHGGFKKTDKHPASNFGDVDSFANLDPNNEFVISTRVRCGRSMQGYPFNPCLTEAQYKEMEQKVSTTLSGLEGELKGKFYPLTGMDKAVQQQLIDDHFLFKEGDRFLQTANACRYWPSGRGIYHNDNKTFLVWCNEEDHLRIISMQMGGDLGQVYKRLVTAVNDIEKRIPFSHDDRLGFLTFCPTNLGTTIRASVHIKVPKLGANLAKLEEIAGKYNLQVRGTRGEHTEAEGGIYDISNKRRMGLTEYQAVKEMYDGIAELIKIEKSM from the coding sequence ATGGTTGATGCTGCTGTTCTTACCAAATTGGAAGAAGGTTTCGCCAAGTTGGCTGCCTCCGACTCCAAGTCTTTGTTGAAGAAGTACTTGACCAAGGAAGTCTTCGATAACCTAAAGAACAAGAAGACCCCCACTTTCGGCTCCACCTTGTTGGATTGCATCCAATCTGGTTTGGAAAACCACGATTCCGGTGTCGGTATCTATGCTCCCGATGCTGAAGCCTACACAGTATTCGCTGACTTGTTCGACCCCGTCATTGAAGATTACCATGGTGGATTCAAGAAGACCGACAAGCACCCTGCCAGCAACTTCGGTGATGTTGATAGCTTCGCCAACTTGGACCCCAACAATGAATTCGTCATCTCCACCCGTGTCCGTTGCGGTCGCTCCATGCAAGGTTATCCCTTCAACCCCTGCTTGACTGAAGCCCAATACAAGGAGATGGAACAGAAGGTCTCCACCACCTTGTCCGGTTTGGAAGGTGAATTGAAGGGTAAATTCTACCCCTTGACTGGCATGGACAAGGCTGTTCAACAACAATTGATCGATGATCACTTCTTGTTCAAGGAAGGTGATCGTTTCTTGCAAACTGCCAATGCCTGCCGCTACTGGCCCTCTGGCCGTGGTATCTACCACAATGACAACAAGACCTTCTTGGTCTGGTGCAATGAGGAAGATCATTTGCGTATCATCTCCATGCAAATGGGCGGTGATTTGGGCCAAGTCTACAAGCGTTTGGTAACCGCTGTTAATGACATTGAAAAGCGCATTCCCTTCAGCCACGACGACCGTTTGGGCTTCTTGACCTTCTGCCCCACCAACTTGGGCACCACCATCCGTGCCTCCGTGCACATTAAGGTACCCAAATTGGGCGCCAACTTGgctaaattggaagaaatcgccGGCAAATACAACTTGCAAGTCCGCGGTACCCGTGGTGAACACACCGAAGCCGAAGGTGGCATCTACGATATCTCCAACAAGCGCCGCATGGGTCTCACCGAATACCAAGCCGTCAAGGAAATGTACGATGGTATTGCTGAACTCATCAAGATTGAAAAGAGCATGTAA